GAGGTTGTGCTCCACTTGCCCCAACCATCAGATAAGTGAGCAGTTGCTACTGCAATACTTCTATGAGGGCCTGCTGCCTCAAGAGAGAAATATGATAGATGCTGCTAGTGGAGGAACTTTGATGGATAAGACACCTTCAACAGCAAGGAATCTCATAGCTAATATGGCTGAATACTATCAGCAAACTTATACCAGGGGTGGCAGCAGCAAGGGTGTCCATGAGATGCAACTGAATGCAATCACAGATTCAGCGAGGACCAATATGTTCACTGGAGATAACCTCCTACTGGGAAACAAAATCATGGAGCTGATTGAGTTAATGAGGCAAATGGTTGTGGGAGGTCAAGTGGATACGGTTAGAAAGCATTGTGGGTTGTGTGCTTCGGACCAACACTTCACAGATCAGTGTGCTCAACTTCAAGACAATTTTGGAGCTGAATCAGTGGCAGCTGCATATCAAGGCCAGCAGAACAACTTCAGGCAGACCCACCAGCCATGGCAAACCCAGAATCAGCATCAGCACTATAATCAGGGTTCCAATTCACAAAATCAAGGGTGGAGAAATTGGATTAACCCCAGATATGAGCCTCCTCCATACAATCAACAAGTTGGCCAGCAAACAAATGGGCTAATGCAAAGCATGAATCACTATACACAACAGTATAGGCAAAATCAGTCACAAATGCAGCCCAAAATGGACCCAAATCTGGAGGCTACCATTCAAGATCTGAAGATGCAAATTGGGCAGCTAGCACATGCCGTGAATGAGCTGGTAAATCAGAAAGTTGGAGGCATTCCTGCTCAACCAGTGGTGAATCAAAAGGGGCCACCAAGCAAAACATAGAAGATTCTGAGAATAAGCTTTCTGTTTcctattcttaattttttttttgtatgctTGTTAAAGGTTGtacattttcttttgctttccgATAATGCATCTGTTCACGTGGAGTTTTAGTGTGCTGGTTTTCATAGTTACATTCACTtgcattttatattcttttgtgttcaaatatttttagtttcattctgttttgtgaattttttttttagtgttgttTTGTATATATTTGCATGTGTATATCTGTTTTCTTCTTATCTGATCGAAGTTTGTTGTTAGTAAACCTTACTCACTCACACATTGAGGGcaatgtgcctcttaagtgtgggggtgggaAGGTATAggtttcaaatttttgttttgatgtaaATATAGCTTTGTTAGCATCTGTTTCTGAGTAAAATagggataattttttttttctctgaattGATTGCAGTGTTGTTTAACTTTGTAAATACTTAGTTTGTGATACTTGTATAATCTGTTTTAGGTTATAGACtagactttgttttttttagaattcatagttgtttataaaaatattattctcttcCTGATTCTGGTTTAGCTTCTGTAAGTTTTGTTTCAAGTATCAGTAGTCTTATTTTAGCTTTCTTAATTCTTGTTTAAATATTAGTAATTGTCTTAGTTTTCTAGTTCTGTTTTAGCCTTTGTACATATGCATTTGCTTTAGATTCTTCCCTTTACATTGATTCTGTTAGAAATTCTTTTaggattcttttcttttcctatttcctgttttctcttccttcttttgaGTTTCTTATTTTGTTGCAGCTTCTTTAGTAGTTCTTTAGGATTCCCtgctttaaaattcttttcattaCTTAGGTTCTGTTTCTGTCTTTGCTTAAAATTCcctttagttttcttttatacatttttgttCTGATtgctttagtttttttattgcttCTTGCTGggtcatttctttttttttttgtttctttttgtataGAAGTTTTAGTTAGGAGTTGTTGTAGGTCTTATTTGAATCTGTTTTAGTTGAGTAGGTTCGGTTTAGGtagcattttgttttgtttccatATGTTCATATTGTATATAGTTTAGGTAATTCTGTTAGGTCTTTTTAGGTGCTTTTAAGTTCTGTTTTAAgcttttcttcattctttgttGATTTCACTCATTTCTTAGCTCTATTTCCTTAGATTAGAATTGTCAAGAGTAGACTTAGCTTTAGATTTAGGCAATGGTAGTTCTAGCATTGATTTTTGCAGTCTCTAGTTCATTTCAATTCAGTAATTTTTGCATAGGATGAGTAGCAAGTcagttttaacaatttttcaacCCTTGAGAGATTTTGGGCCATTTTTTTGTCTATCTTGTGTGATAACATGCATGTTTAGCTGTCattctgattttgcattgattctttATTGATGTGCTTGCTCTTGGTAACTTTGAATATGATCTAGGCATCCTTCATTTTCAGCCATAGCCAATTTAATCTATCCATTTCATTTCTTACCATTGTACCCTGTTTTGAGCCTTAGCTTCTTTTCTTGTTTCCATCCATTTCAAGCCATTTCCCTTTAAACATTACATAACCTTAGAGACTTGTGAGATTTAGGGAGAATTCTGGAACTTGTTGAGTGCATGAAAAGAGTGAGGCCAGAggtgaaaaaggaaagaaaaatgtgCTAAAAATTCTGGTgtggttgaaaaagaaagaaaaggtctagaaatgaaaaaaaaatcaggaaaagagagtaaaagaaaagaaaagacctgaaattaaattcaaaagaaagaaacgatcagagaaagataaaagaaaaattagctGGCCACAAAGCTTGAGAAAGAATGCACTAAGTTCTAGTTTTTACCCTTCTTCTTCATACTTCTCTGTTTCATTCCAGTTCTCATTCTTCTCTATTATTCCATTTCATTCCATGAACATTACAAGCAAATAAAGACCTATTGATTTAGAGAAACCTGGAGTAAAGCACTGTCATTTAGAGTCTCTTCAAAGTTGTGAATGGTAGTTGGCATGACATGATAGAGTGAAACAGGATTGCCGCAAACACTTGAGTGAATCTGAGTGCATACACTTATTCCTGTGAGGTTGAGACTGACTTCTGCTTTTCCATATGTTTGCTTTGCTGATTTTGATTGGATTAAGCTGTTATTACTTGTTGGAATTGCTGAAGCTTGAGTTTAAAGTTAGGAAATCTGTTGTTCAGTTCTAATTTGATGCAATAGCTAggaattggtttgattttgcaGGTTTGAATAAgctaaaatagaatttaaaagtTCTCTGTTTTGTCTTTAGTCTTGTCTTTGTTTTGTGTTGAATCTTTCTTGTATAATTGAGTCTTTGTTCTTTTATAGTTTTAGTTTGTCCCTGCCCAGGAGGGCAGTtctttaagtgtgggggtgtgataaCTCTCAGGTTTTGTACTTTTATTTGTGCTTAGGAGTCTTTGTTAGagtattttggtttttaattgtttagaattaggctAGATTTAGGTTTTTCCTTGAATTCattagttttgtttaattttagttaaaattaggtttttagatattttttttgtctttgttaataaataggaaattaatattttttttttagaaaatctcgtaataaaaatcttttcctttatttttaattgttgaaatGCCTTGCTTTTAATTGCTGATGGGTTCTGAGTTAAACTGCAGGAAAGTTTTTGGTCATCTGGGCTTACTTGATTGAATGGTTTTGGCTGGAAATTGGGACGCTGGAAGTCAAATTGGGTCCTTGCATTGAATTTAGCTGCAGATTGGAAGCTTTGTGCTGTAGGGAATTAATTGGGCTGATTTGAAGACTTGGTCCGTGGNTGCTACTGTTGAACTTGGGCTGAATTCCCACTAAGTGAAACACAACAACTGAGCCCTACAAACGTTGAAATGGGGTGCTGCAAGTGAAGATTTTGGTTGCTGCCTTGAGCTAATTGATAGCAAAAGGGAATGTTGCAAACGTGGCTGGACTTGGACTGCGGTTTAAGTGAAACAGTGCGTTTCAGTTGTAGCTTTTTGGGGGTCATTGTTCCAGCAACTCATTTGAGGCAAACAAGCTCTTGAGGAATTCATTTGGAGAAAGTGTCTTCGAGCTAGGGCAGAGAACGTGAGAGAGACGAAGAAAGCCAAGCAAGTAAGCTGACCGAAGAAGATGAGGAGCTGACCGGAGTTCAAGTTGATCGGAGGGCTTGAAGAAGAGATCGTAGAGGCAGGGATTGGTGACCATCCGATTCAGAGAGCTAAACGTCAAGCTGCGAAGGTTTCTCATTTTACAGATTTTTCTTCTcgttgtttcatttttttttctaaccctATAAAAGGGGTTTTTGTAAAGAATACAATAGACGGAGACATTCATTGAgacactttttcattttctgattTTTACGTTTTAGAGAGCGACGCGAGAGTCTAGGGTTTTATCGGTTTCGGTAGATTCCAGTTCTCGTGTTCTTGTTTGTTCCTCTTTGGTAAATTCTTGTATTCTCTgttagtttaataaaaatttctgTGATGTTTCTGTTcgttttattgttgtgttgaATCTTNTTGTGAATTGTGTTCTTGATCAGGGATGTGTGAATTTGTTTCGTGTGTTTTGATTTCAAAACGATTTTTGACTCTATATCTCTGCAATTTTATGATTCTTTTGGAATCAAATGTCTCCATAGTGAGCATTTTCTTTCGGGATGTCGTCTCGATGCAGAGATGAGtcgaatatataaatattcatcTAGATTTATGTTTCTTATCTGTTCTACACTTTTGTTAGTGTTTTGattacttgattttatttttttttaggaattacaatttttctttattttgtttcatcatcttttattgatttagaCTATAGGTATTTTGTAAATTGATGAGATGAAAGAGTGTAAAGTGCTAAATCATATTCTGTAACAGGAACTAAAATACTCCATAGtgagattaaatttttaaaggatGTCTTCCTGAAAAGCATTTAACCTTCTTTCATCCAAATCAATATACATTTGGTTCTGTCTTAATTAGTTCTTGTATTTTTCTCATTTGCTGAATTTNTTTTAGATTAGTTTTAGATtaggtttcaatttttaatttcttacttacactttaatcttttttctttccttaaacAGAGTCTGTTTTtaagtcttttatttttcaatctttcattttaaatagattttatttctttactaatttctctttaaatttctttgtttaatttCCTTTCCCCACCTTGTCTGTTAGTTAGTAGTTAGTTAATAGTAAATAGAATAAAGCAAGAATTAGCCaaacattttaaacttaatttttccgagtcctaggattgatattctggtcatccctatactacattagtggggactagtactttgttctttttttgtgcgaccaaaacgAGTTTAACAGAGagtaagaaaaagaggatgagaggaagaaagataagatcatatgaaaaatctCTTtctcatccaaagaagtatcataggaaggaaaagaaatttaagtgcTTTATTAAAATCTTCacgaaattggagattaaagttcctatgattgagacatggaaacaggtgcttggtttgatcaactttttgaagaaattcagcagaaagaggaaaaagaaaagactatCAAGCAAGGAGAATATTAACACCTACTGATAGGTGTTTGAGCTTTACTGGGTCAAgttaatgacgttaaaagagcgcttgctgggaggcaacccaatttctaactttttctctgtgtggtttggatttcatttttctttgtctgtttgagttttttttttttttttagggaaGCACGAAGCTTGGGCGCCCTTTTACGGGGCTTAAGTGCTGAAGAGTGTCGTCCACCGCTCGGGCGCCCTTTTGGGGCGCTTAAGCGTCGAGCCCATGAAGCTTGGGCGTCAGGAAGAGCCGTGCCCACTGCCCGAGTGCCTTAAATGGGGCGCTTGAGCGCCAACGTCATGGGCTAAGTGccctaggttttgtatcttttgttggaaaacaggtaggcttctttttacccCAAgcggggggggggggtgaattggtggtttttaaaaaacaaagtcttttgcaaatcttgaaaacaaagtattaaacttttcaaactttcttgaaatgcaagtaatgaaaatttgtatgtagcggaaaaacgtagttgactgcgctagaagtaaagtcgactgtaaagtaaaagtgcagggatagagaaaatcaaacactggtttttgtactggttcgaccaacaatgcctatatccaatgtccttccaacccaggaagcaaatgcactataatggttgcggtttttacaacaaggaatttatagaagacctccacgtcaaaaatataaatctcctctctaacccttatccaaaatataggcaacaaaaacagcaagacttgcagcaagatgtcccctctcctgcaatctgcaaataaccactttgaacagtcctcaaagtgaaccagactccacgagtctatcccctgtacAACACGTataatacaacagtcttcaaggatgtcaagcCAAAATAATGCAACAGTCTTCAAGGATTCCAAGCCTCAAtctgatcaaaccagaagcaccttctttgtgcagaatatgatcaagcGATGTGTTCGCAAcaagtctccctttgaatctctttcaagaaagatcaccaccgtcttcttggagaattcttggagctctaaaaaCCAAAGATATCAATTTAAAACAGAAATGAAGTTTTCAGATcttcaaaagtctctgaacataTTCgtgtttagtttatttatagttttctgtttaaCAGACAGTCTCATAGTCGAATATGTtactaattcaatcgactgtattataacagttataacagtttagtcaaactggtagcatacagtcaaccaaaataaaactcatttaatacaattgaccaactaatcaatgctcaactaacttctaaaaatatagtcgttatagtgcaagagcataacagaatttcaaaacagatAACTAATGCAGTCAAttatgtggcgcacatagtcgacttcaacatgtaaaaacattttgaaattctttctttctcaaaatctcacaaagcactgattctctaaatctgtacaaagattttagcatagtcgaatctattaataatggagtcgactatACTActgctttgtcacacagttataagttcatgaaagtgcttgtggttttcatgctttaaaacatgtgaaaTGCATCCAATAATGATGTAAAATGTACAAGCTTAATGTATATGCATTCACACATCAATAcaacatataaacatgttcaacagatatatcaatcaatcagcataagaacatgtaacacaacaataacatatgcgtgttattaagcaatgtgttgtcatcataaaaaactagagtgatatagatattgtgttgtcaacaatatcaacatctTTGGCAGAGAGGAGCGCAACAACATACTCTTTCACCCTCTAGAGGCGGATTTGGATGCAGGAGCTTCCATTcccaatttttagggtttctctatctcattcttcttcattgttcatctagtttctccatgtctatggggaactaaactctatttgttttaggggatgatgtaaccttgtgaactctcatgtatttgaattgattctcaataatatatgttttttcattaattgttagaataattcatttgtttcaacGGTTGctatgtttaactcattcattagcatgatttatgaattgcatgactgtagggaggttccttacaattcaggttcttgttgaattactcccaagattAATTTTTCTCAAGGATGGGgttatgagtcttggtcgtcttaaagctcttgatcttcacatcttattactaggaatgttaggaattgcatgaactggtaatttgggacaaacttattcaccgagggatcgggtttaggtgatttagtgagtgacattaacattaatgcataaagaagaattcttacatacatgagaggaaacttggtgaaatctaaccccaataTTAATCAACATCCGTTCATTATTGTGGTACTCTGCTATTGATCAAACtgtattcatatttaattttctgtttttgcatctAAAACCAATGTCTCATtttctttaagtcttaattaattgagttatcACACGAATGTCTAGTGCCGAGAGTcttctaggatacgatacttggtcttaccattttatattacttgtgcaatTCGTTACACTTGTCAATCCAGCAAACAACCTACTTCTATCAAAGTATTGATAAAGCAAGTATGttctgacaagttgactttaatcAATGACTGCTTCACACGACAAGACAAAGAAGACACAAGATTTAAGGCAAGAGCTCAGTCTAACAAATATCTTTTGAGAAGCCTTTAAATGGAAGAAGATTCGAAGAAAGAATCAAGAGAATAACTTACGAAGAGaatatcataaaagaaatatcGTCGAGAAAATAGGTACAGAAAAGTTCAAGAACTCAAAGAGAATATCTAAGAAGAAAAAACTTAAGTTTAGAAATACTCTCaagctttattttaatataagcttattatttgtaagaaaagagaaaggagagaaacacCTATCGAGTCTGTAGACTGAATTGTATTGAACATATATCCTCTCTATAAGAGTAACCGTCTAACGACTTGTAAGAAATTAGATTGTTTGCAcattctaaagagaattaaaatacttttttattaactCAGAAGAGTTAAGGATTACTAGGAAGTTTCTAGTGGATACCAGGATACCATGTTTGCCTAGTGGAAAGTAGGAGTGGATGAAACTCAACTAAACGATGTATTAAGAATGGTACGAAGAGAGAGAAGCATGAtacaaaaaaagagaagatcTTTTGGGATCTTCCATCATCATAGAGAAGAAGTACAAGAACATGGAGGAGCTGCTTGGAGGAGAAGGACACACAACGTAGGTTAGAATCAACAACATCGTTTCTTTTATTCTATAGTATTTTCAATATGGTGTTAGAATCaggggaaaagggaaaaaagggAAACCTTATTTATAGGGTTCACTCGATAGAAAGGGAAAAATAATAGGAACCCTAACAGACTAAAATATGTTAGAATATAGATTGATTGTTGTATCTGAGCAATAATCTTAACAGATTAACTGATTCTAACAAACTCAATAGCCCCCCCTCAAGTTGGATGCTGTATACTCATTAATCCGAACTTGGGGATTATAGATCAGAACCTAACCCGATAGGGGAACTTAGTAAAAACATCAGCTAACTGTTCTTTTGAACGAATGCGAAGAGGATGCAAGAGCTTGGCTTGAGTCTTCTCTCGAACCACATGGTAATCAAGTTCTATATGCTTCATCCTTTCATGGAAGCTTTGGTTTTAAGCTTTGTGCCTGGTAGAATTGTGGTCGCAATAGAGAGCAGGAGTGGTAGTGTCTTGAACATGAAAATCTTGGAGAAGATAATGGATCCACTATATTTCGCAAACGGCAGGAGCTAAAGCGCGATATTCTGATTTGGTTGAAGATCTGGAAATCGTGCTCTGCTTTTTTTACTTCCATGAGATTAGAGAAGTCCCAAGAAAGATGCAAAAACCCGTAGTAGATCTTCTGGTGGTAGGGCAGGTAGCCTAGTCTGAGGCACTGAAggcttttatttgtatttgtgaGTCAACAACAAAAAAGAGTCCTTATGAAGGGTTGGACTTGATGTACCTAAGGATGTGCTACACAACTTGATAGTGATAATTAGTGGGTTTGTGCATAAATTGACTTAACAAAGtaatagaaaaacataagtCAGGTCTAGTATTGGTGAGATAGAGCAACTTCCCTATTAACCTTCGATAGGAATTTGGATTGTCAAGGCAACTTTCTGTTTTATATAGTGAACTGGTATCCTTTAAAAAGGGGTTAGAACATGGTTTGCATCCTAACATCCCTATTTCTTCAAGGATGTCTAGGATATATTTGCTTTAACAAAGGTGACTGTCCTTTTTAGATCTGGCAACCTCAAAGCCTAGGAAGTATTTAAGTTCTCCTAGGTTCTTGATATGAAATATGTTGTGCAAGAGGGCCTTTATGTGATTGATTTCTATCATGTAAATTCTTGCTAAAATGATATCATCTACATAGACAAGAAGAGCTGTGAAATCTATAGGTGTCTTTTTAATAAAGAGTGAGTGGTCAGATTTAGATTGTATATAATTGATAGAATAAGAAAAGGGGGTAATTTCTCAAACCATTGCCTACTGGCTTGTTTCAATCCATATAGAGACTTGGTAAGCCTGCAAACCTGACCTTCTTCATGGACATGTAGACTAGGTGAAGGCTCCATGTAAACTTCTTCATTTAGGTCCCCGTGTTAAAAAGCATTGTCCACATTAATCTGGTGTAAAAATCAATTCTTTGAGGCAGTAAAAGCAATGAGTAACCTGAAAGTAGTAAGCTTACCAATTGGAGAAAAAGTATCCAAAAAATCTATTCCTTCTTGTTGGGTATACCCTTTAGCAA
This genomic interval from Vigna radiata var. radiata cultivar VC1973A chromosome 8, Vradiata_ver6, whole genome shotgun sequence contains the following:
- the LOC106770410 gene encoding uncharacterized protein LOC106770410; its protein translation is MTRANHSPLLNMDPEIGRTKKGIKKERRQREYEAAGSFQPSIECLSDTSETEDMAAEQRERTLKELANQEIGFQPLCIQVPHIQGAPNFDLRSGFIQLLPRFHGTAGEDPHKHIMEFTVVCSTMKPLDVPEEIVKMKAFPFSLQDAAKEWLFSQNVPIASWGEMKRKFLERFFPASRTAAVRKDISGIRQLPGENLFEFWERFKRLCSTCPNHQISEQLLLQYFYEGLLPQERNMIDAASGGTLMDKTPSTARNLIANMAEYYQQTYTRGGSSKGVHEMQLNAITDSARTNMFTGDNLLLGNKIMELIELMRQMVVGGQVDTVRKHCGLCASDQHFTDQCAQLQDNFGAESVAAAYQGQQNNFRQTHQPWQTQNQHQHYNQGSNSQNQGWRNWINPRYEPPPYNQQVGQQTNGLMQSMNHYTQQYRQNQSQMQPKMDPNLEATIQDLKMQIGQLAHAVNELVNQKVGGIPAQPVVNQKGPPSKT